One region of Edaphobacter bradus genomic DNA includes:
- a CDS encoding Gfo/Idh/MocA family protein, translating to MPSPRVRFAILGFGHHAVRRLLPAFPTCRYASLTGMWRRDQAAATLNSAEYRIPHNFPTREALCTSPEVDVVLITSPDAMHKDDVLLAVRSGKAVLCEKPLSMNAAEAREMNTAAEKAGVLFGVAQNFRYNRSLEWMRDRIKAGHIGRPQLAHAEFAYPADRSQRKWIMDPTLATGGPIADVGVHCIDALRFVLGEDVRSISTLASRFHVREKVEAIASLQLEMTGGVFANITCSARAPYRTLVEITGSDGVLIAENGLTVDRPVDLVMRRAGEVIETATVDNGDGYTRMLDSFAQALKGKGSFAAPGSDGIRNMQALDAAFLSWQTGQREPAGAHKANAAAKKREPR from the coding sequence ATGCCATCGCCACGCGTTCGTTTCGCGATCCTGGGCTTCGGTCATCATGCCGTTCGCCGTCTCCTTCCCGCCTTCCCGACCTGTCGCTACGCCTCGCTCACGGGGATGTGGCGCCGCGACCAGGCAGCCGCCACGCTGAACAGCGCCGAGTACCGCATCCCGCACAACTTCCCAACGCGTGAGGCGCTTTGCACCTCGCCGGAGGTGGATGTCGTCCTCATCACCTCGCCCGACGCCATGCACAAGGACGACGTTCTGCTCGCTGTTCGAAGCGGCAAGGCCGTGCTCTGCGAGAAGCCACTCTCTATGAATGCTGCCGAGGCCCGCGAGATGAACACCGCGGCAGAGAAGGCCGGCGTTCTCTTCGGAGTCGCCCAGAACTTCCGCTATAACCGCTCGCTCGAGTGGATGCGCGACAGGATCAAGGCCGGTCACATCGGCAGACCCCAGCTTGCTCACGCCGAGTTCGCTTATCCAGCCGATCGCTCTCAGCGCAAGTGGATCATGGACCCCACGCTCGCGACCGGCGGCCCCATCGCCGACGTCGGAGTGCACTGCATCGACGCGCTTCGCTTCGTCCTTGGCGAGGATGTACGAAGCATCAGCACACTGGCCAGTAGATTCCACGTGCGGGAAAAAGTCGAAGCTATCGCCTCGCTTCAGCTTGAGATGACGGGCGGCGTCTTCGCCAATATCACTTGCAGCGCACGCGCGCCGTACCGCACTTTGGTCGAGATCACCGGCTCCGACGGCGTGCTCATCGCAGAAAACGGCCTCACCGTCGATCGCCCGGTCGACCTCGTCATGCGTCGCGCCGGAGAGGTCATCGAGACGGCTACGGTTGACAACGGCGACGGCTACACCCGCATGCTCGATAGCTTTGCCCAGGCCCTCAAAGGCAAAGGAAGCTTCGCAGCCCCAGGCTCCGACGGTATTCGGAACATGCAGGCCCTCGACGCTGCCTTCCTGAGCTGGCAGACCGGCCAGCGCGAGCCGGCCGGCGCGCATAAAGCAAATGCTGCCGCAAAAAAGAGAGAACCGCGCTGA
- a CDS encoding cupin domain-containing protein gives MPKEEIRLGQLVVRFLLDGPASNNSIAMFELDVPAGAKVPIAHSHDAYEETLYGLEGVLTMTVDGRPTELGPGDVLCIPRGVVHRFDNFHSTTSKTLAVITPGILSPDYFREIAAVARAAAAAGTPPNPAAIGEVMRRHGLTPAVSQPRASM, from the coding sequence ATGCCAAAAGAAGAGATCCGTCTCGGCCAGTTAGTCGTCCGATTCCTGCTCGACGGTCCCGCCTCCAACAACTCGATCGCGATGTTTGAGCTCGACGTCCCCGCCGGAGCCAAGGTCCCAATCGCCCACAGCCACGACGCCTACGAAGAGACCCTCTACGGACTCGAAGGCGTCCTCACCATGACCGTCGACGGCCGCCCCACCGAGCTCGGCCCCGGAGACGTCCTCTGCATCCCCCGCGGAGTCGTCCACCGCTTCGACAACTTCCACTCCACCACTTCCAAAACACTCGCCGTCATCACTCCCGGCATCCTGTCCCCGGACTACTTCCGCGAGATCGCCGCCGTCGCCCGAGCGGCCGCAGCAGCCGGAACCCCACCCAATCCCGCAGCCATCGGCGAAGTCATGCGCCGCCACGGCCTCACCCCCGCAGTAAGCCAACCGCGCGCTTCAATGTGA
- a CDS encoding SurA N-terminal domain-containing protein: MTNWLTEAKANSPSRFSARTLHSVALLTAAAALLPIAGCNRGHSADVVATVNGKAIMHTEMDKAYQGQLGESQQQPSPEQADALRLSVLRNLIDEEIVEQRAAKMNLTATNEEVDAKLAEMKAPYTEEQFQEKLKASNHALDDVKHDIRRSLTINKLLTKEIDSKITVTDIDVTSYYNKHKAEFNLIETQYHLAQIQVTAVPSQQPVNLQGSKATNDVEAKKKIQALKSRLDSGEDFGSLAANFSEDPEAASSGGDLGFVPESRLHADHPAIFTEISKLKAGQVTEILPLIDGQTKKPIGYAIYKLISREPAGQRDLNDPRVQQAIRQQLRDGRSQLLKAAYFEMLRDQSKVENFFAEQIFKNAAH, from the coding sequence GTGACGAACTGGTTGACTGAAGCAAAGGCTAATTCTCCCTCACGGTTTTCGGCCCGCACACTGCATTCTGTTGCGCTGCTCACCGCGGCAGCGGCCCTGTTGCCCATCGCCGGCTGCAATCGCGGCCACAGTGCTGACGTTGTCGCGACGGTCAACGGCAAGGCGATTATGCACACCGAGATGGACAAGGCCTATCAGGGCCAGCTCGGCGAATCTCAGCAGCAGCCCTCGCCCGAACAGGCCGACGCGCTCCGCCTCAGCGTCCTCCGCAATCTCATCGACGAGGAGATCGTCGAGCAGCGCGCCGCCAAAATGAACCTCACGGCCACCAACGAAGAGGTTGACGCCAAGCTCGCTGAGATGAAGGCGCCCTATACCGAGGAGCAGTTCCAGGAGAAGCTGAAGGCCTCCAATCACGCCCTCGACGATGTCAAGCACGATATCCGCCGCAGCCTCACAATTAACAAGCTGCTCACCAAGGAGATCGACTCCAAGATCACGGTCACCGACATCGACGTCACCAGCTACTACAACAAGCACAAGGCCGAGTTCAACCTCATCGAGACGCAGTACCACCTCGCTCAGATTCAGGTCACCGCTGTGCCGTCGCAGCAGCCCGTCAACTTGCAGGGCAGCAAGGCGACCAATGACGTTGAGGCGAAGAAGAAGATTCAGGCGCTGAAGAGCCGTCTCGACAGCGGCGAAGACTTTGGTTCGCTGGCTGCGAACTTCTCGGAAGACCCTGAGGCGGCGTCAAGTGGCGGCGACCTTGGCTTCGTGCCCGAATCCAGGCTGCACGCGGACCATCCCGCGATCTTTACCGAGATCTCGAAGCTGAAGGCCGGCCAGGTCACCGAGATACTTCCTCTGATCGATGGGCAGACGAAGAAGCCGATCGGCTATGCCATCTACAAGCTCATCTCACGCGAGCCGGCGGGCCAGCGCGACCTCAACGACCCTCGCGTCCAGCAGGCCATCCGCCAGCAGCTCCGCGACGGCCGCTCGCAGTTGCTGAAGGCCGCTTACTTCGAGATGCTTCGCGACCAGTCCAAGGTCGAGAACTTCTTCGCCGAGCAGATCTTCAAGAACGCCGCCCACTAG
- a CDS encoding c-type cytochrome domain-containing protein, with amino-acid sequence MKAVRVFSLVALAVTAFTLRPGRTRAAADEEAAKQEFYTAKVQPILESNCYRCHGGMNHRGGLSLATRAGILKGGHDGAVIVPGDPAKSLLVRLIRHEGPQDDPMPMPPRSKLSDADIATVERWVRAGAIIPQDAAKP; translated from the coding sequence ATGAAGGCAGTTCGGGTTTTTTCTCTGGTGGCTCTTGCCGTGACGGCATTCACCCTGCGTCCTGGCAGGACGCGTGCCGCGGCGGACGAAGAGGCCGCAAAGCAGGAGTTCTACACCGCGAAGGTGCAGCCAATCCTTGAGTCGAACTGCTACCGCTGCCACGGCGGGATGAACCATCGTGGCGGCTTGAGCCTCGCAACGAGGGCCGGAATCCTCAAAGGCGGCCATGACGGCGCTGTGATCGTGCCGGGCGATCCGGCGAAGAGCCTGCTGGTGCGGCTGATCCGGCATGAGGGGCCACAGGACGACCCGATGCCGATGCCGCCGAGGTCGAAGTTATCGGATGCTGACATTGCTACGGTCGAGCGCTGGGTTCGAGCCGGAGCGATCATTCCGCAGGATGCCGCCAAACCCTGA
- a CDS encoding DsbA family protein, translated as MLTGLKQLSPLLFAFTLAAAGCHAQVPLHLQGAANGQSSASSAGRQPASASGDRLPPDLARRVEVLIRSRASLPPDYDVLIGPRNPSSVPGYDEITVTFFSAGKTSKPMTFLLSKDNKSLAQFNKFDISKDPRTLVSGEGRPSRGGPSNAPVLIVGFDDLECPFCAKMHAQLFPALLDRYGNKVRIVYRDFPLDQHPWAMRAAIDTNCLAAQNPAGYWDLVDYIHAHAAEMGGEQKSLAKAHETLDTLTRDEGKRLKADSVALDACIAKQDDSAVKASIEEATQLGVDSTPALFINGEKLEGAVPLEYVYKMIDNALVASGQTPPPPPPPAAPVPSPQVPPAGKPGN; from the coding sequence GTGTTGACCGGTTTGAAGCAACTCTCTCCACTGCTCTTTGCCTTTACCCTGGCCGCTGCCGGATGTCACGCCCAGGTGCCTCTCCATCTGCAGGGGGCCGCAAACGGTCAGTCTTCTGCCAGTTCCGCCGGCAGACAGCCTGCCTCCGCGAGCGGCGACAGGCTGCCTCCCGATCTTGCCCGCCGCGTCGAGGTGCTCATTCGTTCGCGCGCCAGCCTGCCTCCGGACTACGACGTTCTCATCGGCCCTCGCAATCCAAGCAGCGTTCCCGGCTATGACGAGATCACCGTCACCTTCTTCTCCGCTGGCAAGACCTCCAAGCCCATGACCTTCCTTCTCTCGAAGGACAACAAGTCGCTGGCCCAGTTCAACAAATTCGACATCAGCAAAGACCCCAGGACGCTGGTCAGCGGCGAGGGACGTCCCTCGCGCGGCGGTCCTTCCAATGCGCCGGTCCTGATCGTCGGCTTTGACGACCTCGAGTGTCCGTTTTGCGCGAAGATGCATGCGCAGCTCTTTCCGGCTTTGCTGGATAGGTACGGAAACAAGGTCCGCATCGTCTACCGCGACTTTCCACTCGATCAACATCCCTGGGCAATGCGTGCAGCCATCGACACCAACTGCCTCGCTGCGCAAAACCCCGCCGGTTACTGGGACCTCGTGGATTACATCCACGCCCACGCAGCCGAGATGGGCGGAGAACAGAAGAGCCTCGCCAAGGCCCACGAGACCCTCGACACGCTCACCCGCGACGAGGGCAAACGCCTGAAGGCCGACTCCGTCGCGCTTGACGCCTGCATCGCCAAGCAGGACGATTCCGCGGTGAAGGCCTCCATCGAAGAGGCCACGCAGCTTGGGGTAGACTCGACTCCCGCGCTGTTCATCAACGGAGAAAAGCTCGAGGGCGCCGTGCCCCTTGAGTATGTCTACAAGATGATTGACAATGCTCTGGTTGCATCCGGTCAGACACCGCCGCCGCCCCCTCCTCCGGCTGCGCCCGTCCCATCGCCGCAGGTACCCCCTGCTGGCAAGCCCGGAAACTAG
- a CDS encoding DUF5715 family protein, whose protein sequence is MLWRSAPPETLMRLNVFQSAALVFAGLLLMPATLLAKPAHHVARHAAHHSAAAPTAARKRTHERAADDAAAKPHRRRKKSRRRQQDTLEPVNISRVRARSHAQAAGDATHLASTEDDAAPLSAADTAPRKATSEDFVRAASGLPAEPDNTGKSATGVSRPQEDNEAAPRTPATGTTPPAAEPSASEASVRRQAVKPAQEANQDDASAPIVQPTLYNRRGRLIVPPPLKGSHEILVRQNVVADSEGLSRIKDDDDLNDMRAQRLLVSLPVSNTLQVDDRLPANRRYCRPWTARFLASLAQAHYARFHTPLQVNSAVRTVEFQQRLQHVNGNAAPAEGETASPHLTGQAVDLAKHGLSMTEIAWMRGYLRPLVQQGKIDVEEEFQQSCFHISVYKRYLPSPAAKTPRRDVATTRHGGTTTALAAAIR, encoded by the coding sequence ATGCTCTGGCGTTCCGCGCCTCCAGAAACACTGATGCGCCTGAACGTCTTCCAATCTGCCGCTTTGGTCTTCGCAGGGCTCTTACTGATGCCCGCGACGCTGCTCGCCAAGCCAGCGCACCACGTTGCGCGTCACGCCGCGCATCACTCTGCCGCTGCGCCGACGGCCGCGAGAAAGCGCACCCACGAGAGAGCGGCCGACGACGCCGCAGCCAAGCCTCATAGACGGCGCAAGAAGAGCCGGCGCCGCCAGCAGGACACACTAGAACCAGTCAACATTAGCCGCGTGCGTGCCCGCTCACACGCGCAAGCTGCCGGAGACGCAACTCACCTCGCCTCGACCGAAGACGACGCCGCTCCCTTGAGCGCCGCCGACACAGCTCCGCGCAAGGCGACCTCTGAGGACTTTGTCCGCGCAGCCTCCGGTCTTCCGGCCGAGCCTGACAACACCGGAAAGTCCGCCACGGGAGTCTCGCGTCCGCAGGAGGACAACGAGGCGGCCCCGCGCACGCCTGCGACCGGCACAACGCCGCCCGCTGCCGAGCCCTCCGCTTCGGAGGCGAGTGTTCGCCGTCAGGCAGTGAAGCCAGCGCAAGAGGCCAATCAGGACGACGCGTCAGCCCCAATCGTTCAGCCGACGCTCTATAACCGGCGTGGCCGTCTCATCGTCCCTCCGCCTCTCAAGGGCTCGCATGAGATCCTTGTCCGGCAGAACGTGGTCGCAGACAGTGAGGGTCTCAGTCGCATCAAGGATGACGACGACCTGAACGACATGCGCGCGCAGCGGCTGCTGGTCTCGTTGCCCGTCAGCAACACCCTGCAGGTGGATGATCGCCTTCCCGCAAACCGCCGCTATTGCAGGCCGTGGACGGCTCGGTTTCTCGCTTCGCTGGCGCAGGCGCACTATGCGCGCTTCCACACGCCGCTGCAGGTGAACTCGGCAGTTCGCACGGTGGAGTTTCAGCAGCGGCTGCAGCACGTGAATGGAAACGCCGCGCCCGCAGAGGGCGAGACGGCATCGCCGCACCTCACCGGGCAGGCAGTCGACCTGGCGAAGCATGGCCTGTCGATGACGGAGATCGCCTGGATGCGCGGATATCTGCGTCCGCTCGTGCAGCAGGGAAAGATCGACGTCGAGGAAGAGTTCCAGCAGAGCTGCTTCCACATCAGCGTGTACAAGCGGTATCTGCCGTCGCCCGCAGCAAAGACTCCCCGGCGTGACGTGGCCACGACGCGGCACGGAGGGACAACAACAGCTTTGGCGGCTGCTATTCGTTAG
- a CDS encoding TIR domain-containing protein: MVEEQSNETEAVSELDNPKSKAKPRTLQKREKRVVARKRTSKPSKKRDSDNGAGLKRGALAFPKHTILNCLRIPAGILDQNAGGECVDRDAAKFAKLGWSGEIAVEISSALKYGLLERPSPGKVRPTELARRILRPQAANDRIDGLRQAILNAPVISDFYKRYRGENLPEEQFLLNTAIDSFSVPKERAIDFIEVFVKSLKEAELLEDVAGGKQRVLDITESPSTSSSVVTEEIKKLSKGLSISASDTCFVMMPFADPLGGYYASIYKPAIEKAQLRAIRADAEIYGTGKIIDQIWNGIHTARILVAELTGRNPNVLYELGIAHALEKPVVLVSSNEEDVPFDIRHVRVIYYDMTDPFWGNKLIEKIAENILSALKNPAEAILFRAR, encoded by the coding sequence ATGGTTGAAGAACAATCTAATGAGACGGAAGCTGTTTCTGAGTTAGATAACCCGAAATCCAAAGCTAAGCCTCGAACTCTCCAAAAGCGCGAAAAAAGGGTAGTGGCGAGAAAGCGTACTTCTAAGCCCTCTAAGAAAAGGGATTCTGACAATGGAGCGGGGCTCAAGCGCGGAGCACTCGCCTTTCCGAAGCATACGATCCTTAACTGCCTGAGAATTCCAGCTGGAATTCTTGACCAGAACGCCGGCGGTGAATGTGTGGATCGCGACGCAGCAAAATTTGCGAAGTTGGGCTGGAGTGGCGAAATTGCGGTTGAGATAAGCTCTGCGCTCAAATACGGTCTGCTTGAAAGGCCATCCCCAGGTAAGGTTAGGCCCACCGAATTAGCGAGACGGATTCTTCGTCCACAAGCGGCAAATGACCGAATAGACGGACTGCGCCAAGCTATCTTGAATGCTCCTGTCATTTCCGACTTTTACAAACGTTACAGAGGTGAAAACCTTCCGGAAGAACAGTTCCTGCTAAATACGGCAATTGATTCTTTTTCGGTGCCAAAAGAAAGAGCGATCGATTTCATAGAAGTATTCGTGAAATCTCTGAAGGAAGCGGAGTTGCTCGAAGATGTTGCTGGAGGTAAGCAAAGGGTTCTCGATATAACCGAATCACCTTCAACGTCATCTTCAGTCGTCACAGAGGAGATAAAAAAGCTTTCGAAGGGTCTAAGTATCAGTGCTTCTGATACGTGCTTCGTCATGATGCCCTTTGCCGATCCACTCGGCGGCTATTATGCAAGCATATATAAGCCAGCTATAGAAAAAGCCCAACTTAGAGCGATACGGGCGGACGCTGAAATATATGGGACGGGAAAAATAATAGATCAGATTTGGAACGGTATTCATACGGCAAGAATACTTGTGGCCGAGTTAACAGGCAGAAATCCGAATGTATTGTATGAACTCGGGATTGCTCATGCATTAGAAAAACCGGTTGTCCTTGTGTCCTCCAACGAGGAGGATGTTCCATTCGATATTCGTCACGTTAGGGTGATTTATTACGATATGACTGATCCGTTTTGGGGCAACAAGTTAATCGAAAAGATCGCTGAGAATATTTTGTCTGCTCTGAAAAATCCGGCCGAGGCTATTCTCTTTCGAGCAAGATAA
- a CDS encoding YbhB/YbcL family Raf kinase inhibitor-like protein — MTSRSALHLSFQAGLCLLLTGALTATQLACNRGKIPQGLPTFELKSASFSGDTIPNQYSSCGGEANDSPVLTWQSPPARTQSLALIVTDPDAPIGNFTHWVLYDLPPDTRELPQAILKKEQLPNGSRQGVNDFGEIGYDGPCPPDPSAHRYVFDLYALDTKLNLPAGASKKQVIAAMNGHILARGQLTGRFQR; from the coding sequence ATGACATCGCGCAGCGCCTTACATCTCTCATTCCAAGCCGGACTCTGTCTGCTCCTGACCGGGGCCCTCACCGCAACCCAGCTCGCGTGCAACCGCGGCAAAATCCCGCAAGGACTCCCTACCTTCGAGTTGAAAAGCGCCAGCTTCTCCGGCGACACCATCCCGAACCAATACTCTTCCTGCGGCGGCGAGGCAAACGACTCTCCCGTACTCACCTGGCAGTCGCCGCCCGCCCGCACCCAAAGCCTCGCCCTCATCGTCACCGACCCCGACGCCCCCATCGGAAACTTCACCCACTGGGTCCTCTACGACCTCCCCCCGGACACGCGCGAACTCCCCCAGGCAATCCTGAAAAAGGAACAACTCCCCAACGGCTCCCGTCAGGGCGTCAACGACTTCGGCGAGATCGGCTACGACGGACCATGCCCACCCGACCCCTCCGCCCACCGTTACGTCTTCGATCTCTACGCCCTCGACACCAAACTGAACCTCCCCGCAGGAGCATCGAAGAAGCAGGTCATAGCCGCAATGAACGGCCACATCCTCGCACGCGGCCAACTCACCGGCCGCTTCCAACGCTGA
- the gyrA gene encoding DNA gyrase subunit A yields MADDQNPQLPLGPNSDNPNGSDGSNVQGPGAALLLPVNIEDEMRRSYLDYSMSVIIGRALPDVRDGLKPVHRRILYGMQEMGLQFNKKYTKSAKVVGHVMGNYHPHGDSAIYDTMVRLAQPFSLRYTLVDGQGNFGSIDGDPPAAMRYTESRLTRIAGEMLADIDSDTVDFAPNYDESAQEPTVLPARIPNLIVNGSGGIAVGMATNIPPHNLTEVINASIALIQKEKSDHRADIALVLEHVKGPDFPTGGYLYGRAGIAQTYNTGRGRFIMRAKAAIENVSGGRQAIIVTEIPYQVNKSKLIERIAELVNEGIITDIARDDFRDESDRAGMRIHIGLKRGAEAQIVLNQLYKHTQMQESFSMIFLAVHNGQPKVLPLDQAIRAFLDHRIEVVRRRTAFLLGKARDREHILLGYQIALDHLDNVIKIIRQSASRIEARENLFSYFSNKRINLRGTELAGVSLDPAKYNVDMTYSQTGTLILSYRQVDAILELQLYRLTQLSIDELLKELKEVRDNIAEFESILASEKKLRKVIVKELEEVRDKYGDERRTQILDETTEIQLEDLIADEQVAVTVSHTGYLKRTPISTYRQQRRGGTGRLGMKTREEDFVAQLIVDSTHAYLLCFTNTGRVYWLKVYEIPDVGAAGKGKAMASLVALQPGEKVVTILGIRDLTEVGKFIFFATRNGTVKKTPLPDFSNVMARGIIAIGIDKDDELIGVRVTGGDDIVLLATHEGMAVRFSEAYDAEKSGGLRPMGRNAAGNKGITLKKDDYVIGTAVTPSPEYRDKRRDELAAEKKLTAELVKVRAAIAAASEALQEAREASDSDKESEQVKAARRKYDEAYENRDKLDEKLGLSPCLILSVSENGYGKRTNVEEYRLTNRGGSGVINMKTTPKIGKVSSINLVDETSELMVISQFGKIIRIDTKSIRAAGRSTSGVKLLDLDADDKVAAAVVIPPDESKSEPETGTLLQ; encoded by the coding sequence ATGGCAGACGATCAGAATCCGCAACTCCCGCTAGGCCCCAACTCAGACAACCCAAACGGCTCGGACGGCTCCAACGTCCAGGGTCCGGGCGCGGCCTTGCTCCTCCCCGTCAATATTGAAGACGAGATGCGCCGGTCGTATCTCGACTACTCCATGTCCGTCATTATCGGACGTGCGCTCCCTGACGTCCGCGACGGCCTCAAGCCAGTGCATCGCCGCATCCTTTACGGCATGCAGGAGATGGGCCTCCAGTTCAATAAGAAGTACACCAAGTCCGCCAAGGTCGTCGGCCACGTCATGGGTAACTACCACCCCCACGGCGACTCCGCCATCTACGACACCATGGTCCGCCTGGCCCAGCCATTTTCCCTCCGCTACACCCTCGTAGACGGCCAGGGCAACTTCGGCTCCATCGACGGCGACCCACCCGCCGCCATGCGGTACACCGAGTCGCGCCTCACCCGCATCGCCGGTGAGATGCTCGCCGACATCGACTCCGACACCGTCGACTTCGCCCCAAACTACGACGAGTCCGCGCAGGAGCCCACGGTCCTCCCCGCGCGCATCCCCAACCTCATTGTGAATGGCTCGGGCGGTATCGCCGTCGGCATGGCGACCAACATCCCGCCGCACAATCTCACCGAAGTCATCAACGCCTCCATCGCGCTCATCCAGAAAGAAAAGTCTGACCACCGCGCCGACATTGCGCTCGTCCTCGAGCACGTCAAAGGCCCCGACTTCCCCACTGGCGGCTACCTCTACGGACGCGCCGGTATCGCCCAGACCTACAACACCGGCCGCGGACGCTTCATCATGCGCGCCAAGGCCGCCATCGAGAACGTCTCCGGCGGACGCCAGGCCATCATCGTCACTGAGATTCCCTACCAGGTCAACAAGTCCAAGCTCATCGAGCGCATCGCCGAACTCGTCAACGAGGGCATCATCACCGACATCGCCCGTGACGACTTCCGCGACGAGTCCGACCGCGCCGGAATGCGCATCCACATCGGCCTCAAGCGCGGCGCCGAAGCCCAGATCGTCCTCAACCAGCTCTACAAGCACACCCAGATGCAGGAGAGCTTCTCGATGATCTTCCTCGCCGTGCACAACGGCCAGCCCAAGGTCCTCCCGCTCGACCAGGCCATTCGCGCCTTCCTCGACCACCGCATCGAAGTCGTCCGCCGCCGCACCGCCTTCCTCCTCGGCAAGGCCCGCGACCGCGAGCACATCCTGCTCGGCTACCAGATCGCGCTCGACCACCTCGACAACGTCATCAAGATCATCCGCCAGTCGGCATCGCGCATCGAAGCCCGCGAGAACCTCTTCAGCTACTTCTCCAACAAGCGCATCAACCTCCGCGGCACCGAGCTCGCCGGAGTCTCCCTCGACCCCGCGAAGTACAACGTCGACATGACGTACTCGCAGACCGGCACGCTCATCCTCAGCTACCGCCAGGTCGACGCTATCCTTGAGCTGCAGCTCTACCGCCTCACCCAGCTCTCCATCGACGAGCTGCTCAAGGAGCTCAAGGAAGTCCGCGACAACATCGCCGAGTTCGAGTCCATCCTCGCCTCCGAGAAGAAGCTCCGCAAAGTCATCGTCAAGGAGCTCGAAGAGGTCCGCGACAAGTACGGCGACGAACGCCGCACCCAGATCCTCGACGAGACCACCGAGATCCAGCTCGAAGACCTCATCGCCGACGAGCAGGTCGCCGTCACCGTCTCCCACACCGGCTACCTCAAGCGCACACCTATCTCCACCTACCGCCAGCAGCGCCGCGGAGGCACCGGACGCCTCGGCATGAAGACCCGCGAAGAGGACTTCGTCGCCCAGCTCATCGTCGACTCCACACACGCCTACCTGCTCTGCTTCACCAACACCGGCCGCGTCTACTGGCTCAAGGTCTACGAGATCCCCGACGTCGGAGCCGCAGGCAAGGGCAAGGCCATGGCCTCGCTCGTCGCCCTCCAGCCCGGCGAAAAGGTCGTCACCATCCTCGGCATCCGCGACCTTACCGAAGTGGGCAAGTTCATCTTCTTCGCCACCCGCAACGGCACCGTCAAGAAGACCCCGCTGCCCGACTTCTCCAACGTCATGGCCCGCGGAATCATCGCCATCGGGATCGACAAGGACGACGAGCTCATCGGAGTTCGTGTAACCGGCGGCGACGACATCGTTCTCCTCGCTACCCACGAGGGCATGGCCGTGCGCTTCTCCGAGGCCTACGACGCCGAAAAGAGCGGAGGCCTCCGTCCCATGGGCCGCAACGCCGCCGGAAACAAAGGCATCACCCTCAAGAAGGACGACTACGTCATCGGAACCGCCGTCACCCCATCCCCCGAGTACCGTGACAAGCGACGCGACGAATTGGCCGCCGAGAAGAAGCTCACCGCCGAACTCGTCAAGGTCCGCGCCGCCATCGCCGCCGCCTCCGAAGCTCTGCAGGAGGCTCGCGAGGCCTCCGACAGCGACAAGGAAAGCGAGCAGGTGAAGGCCGCACGCCGCAAATACGACGAAGCCTACGAGAACCGCGACAAGCTCGACGAAAAGCTCGGCCTCAGCCCCTGCCTCATCCTCTCCGTCTCCGAAAACGGCTACGGCAAGCGAACCAACGTCGAAGAATATCGCCTTACCAACCGCGGAGGCTCCGGCGTCATCAACATGAAGACCACCCCGAAGATCGGCAAGGTCTCCAGCATCAACCTCGTCGACGAGACCAGCGAGCTCATGGTCATCAGCCAGTTCGGCAAGATCATCCGCATCGACACCAAGTCCATCCGAGCCGCCGGCCGCTCCACTTCAGGAGTAAAACTCCTAGACCTCGACGCCGACGACAAGGTAGCCGCCGCCGTAGTCATCCCACCCGACGAATCCAAATCGGAACCGGAGACGGGTACGCTGCTACAGTAA
- a CDS encoding PEGA domain-containing protein translates to MNRLFVLAAVLFFSNSAFTQQPTASPSDADKPRVFITDSNSWSAGGSAGGSNGSFGGSSYGGARPQTAEIIKTFGQKCPQVLVNNRVDASNYVVELDHEGGKSVFAHKDKIAVFAQKTGDSIFSKSTLSVGGAVEDACSAIQTHWSAHASELKPASGGYGAGGYGQGGYGGVQTASAAQSAVTVDANAANCDIEVDGNFVGNTPSTINLTPGKHQIVVKKTGYQDWTRNMVVASGSIHLSAEMIAK, encoded by the coding sequence ATGAACCGCCTTTTTGTGCTTGCTGCAGTACTTTTCTTTAGTAATTCTGCCTTCACTCAACAACCAACTGCTTCACCATCCGACGCCGATAAGCCGCGAGTGTTCATCACCGATAGCAACTCCTGGTCGGCCGGCGGGAGCGCTGGCGGCTCAAATGGGTCTTTCGGAGGTTCCTCCTACGGTGGAGCACGTCCTCAGACCGCTGAGATCATCAAGACTTTCGGACAGAAATGCCCACAGGTACTGGTTAACAATCGCGTCGACGCGAGCAATTATGTTGTTGAGCTGGACCACGAAGGCGGCAAGAGCGTGTTCGCTCACAAGGATAAGATTGCCGTGTTTGCTCAGAAGACCGGTGATTCAATCTTTAGCAAGTCGACTCTTTCGGTTGGTGGTGCTGTAGAGGATGCATGTTCCGCGATCCAGACACACTGGAGTGCGCACGCTAGCGAACTGAAGCCGGCCTCTGGAGGCTATGGCGCGGGCGGGTACGGTCAGGGTGGATATGGTGGGGTACAAACGGCGTCCGCGGCTCAGTCTGCTGTAACCGTCGACGCAAATGCCGCAAACTGTGACATCGAGGTTGACGGGAATTTTGTCGGAAATACACCATCCACGATCAATCTGACACCTGGCAAACACCAGATCGTTGTTAAGAAAACAGGATACCAAGACTGGACGCGGAACATGGTTGTTGCCAGCGGTTCCATTCACCTCAGCGCAGAAATGATTGCGAAGTAA